In Sphingomonas sp. JUb134, the sequence GCACATGGTCCTTCACCATCGTGTAGCCGCCCGTATAGCCATGCTCGTCGCGCAGCCGCTCAAAGATCCGCTTGGCCGTGTGCTGCTGCTTGCCCGGCGCCTCGCGGTCGGCTGCCAGGATTGCGTCGATAACCGGTAGCAGCGTCCCGAGCTTCGGCTTGGTCGGAGGTTTCGTCCGGCGGTATCCAGGAGGCGCCGAATACAGGCACATCTTGCGTACCGTATCCCGGTTCAGCCCGAACACCTCCGCCGCTTCCCGGCGACTATGCCCCTCGACAAATACAAACCGTCTGACCGCTGCGTAGCTCTCCACGACAAACATCCCCGCCGCTCCGCAAAGGGAGCAGCTTACCAACTGGCCGGATTTTACTCCGCCCCCGACGGCACTGCGCCGGCGGTCCTGTGGCCTGGTTTGTCACCGCCCTTCACATTACTCCGCGGCGACGCCGTTGTGGGAGAACATGTCGCTCTCGCCGGCTTCCTCGTTCGCGGCGGCCGGGCCCTTGGCCTTCTGGCGCTTGTCGAAGCTGTCCCAGACCTCGTTCCAGTTGCCGCGGGTCGCGCCCTTCGAATATTCGGTCGCGCGCTGTTCGAAGAAGTTGGCGTGCTCGACGCCGTTCAACAGCGGCGTCAGCCACGGCAGCGGATGCTCGTCGATCATGTAGATCGGCTTCATGCCCAGCTGCCCCATCCGCCAGTCGGCGATGTAGCGGATGTACTTCTTGATCTCCTTGGGGGTCATGCCGTTGACCGGCCCCATCTCGAACGCGAGGTCGATGAAGGCGTCTTCCAGGCGGATCGTCGTCTGGCACTGGTCGGCGATGTCGTCCTTCACCGCCTTGGTCAGGCAGTCGCGCTCCTTGGTAAAGGCGTGGAACAGCTGGATGATGCCTTCGCAGTGCAGGCTCTCGTCGCGCACCGACCAGGACACGATCTGCCCCATGCCCTTCATCTTGTTGAAGCGCGGGAAGTTCATCAGCATCGCGAACGACGCGAACAACTGCACGCCCTCGGTGAAGCCGCCGAACATCGCCAGGGTGCGGGCAATGTCCTCGTCGCTGTCGACGCCGAACTGCTGCAGATAGTCGTGCTTGTCCTTCATCTCGGCATAGTCGAGGAAGGCGCCATATTCGCTCTCGGGCATGCCGATGGTGTCGAGCAGATGGCTGTAGGCCGCGATGTGGATCGTCTCCATGTTGCTGAACGCCGTCAGCATCATCTTGACCTCGGTCGGCTTGAACACGCGGCCGTATTTCTCGTGGTAGCAGTCCTGCACCTCGACGTCGGCCTGGGTGAAGAAGCGGAAGATCTGCGTCAGCAGGTTGCGCTCGTGATCGGACAGCTTCTGCGCCCAGTCGCGGCAGTCCTCGCCCAGCGGCACTTCCTCCGGCAGCCAGTGGACCTGCTGCTGGCGCTTCCAATATTCATAGGCCCAGGGATATTCGAAGGGCTTGTAGGTTTTGCGGGCGTCGAGAAGAGGCATGAGTCAGACTCCAGGAATTTGAATGGGGCGGGCGCGGCGACCGGTCATGGTGTCTGGTTCCAGGACCATTGCGCCGTCGCGAAGATGGCAAGGACGAGGGCGAGGGCCGCGAGCATCGTGCCGGCGATGCGATAGCCGTAGACCGCACCCTCGCTAGTGGCGATGCGCAGCCGCAGGAGCAGCCAGGCGCCGGCAAACCCTGCGACGAGTGCCACGCCGTACATGATGAACACCGCCACGGTCATGCGACCATCCGCGGCGACGTGCGTTGATCGGCCGTCACCAACCAAGGAGGACTCCCATGGCAGACCTGTCGGCCATCAAGGAACATATGGAAGTGATCGGCGCGGACGGCGTCCATGTCGGTACCGTCGACAAGGTCGAGGGCGACCGCATCAAGCTGACCAAGCAGGACAGCGGTGCCGACATCGAGGGTGTCGAGGAAGGCCTGCATACCGACCATCACCACTTCATCTCCATCGGTCTCGTCGCCGAGGTCGAGGGCGACAAGGTCCGCCTGTCTGCCAATGCGGCCGTCGCGGTCACCTTCGAAGAGGAAGAGGACGGCGAGCCGCTCTGATTCGGATGCCGCCGCAGCGGTCCGCGATGGGCGGGCCGGTGCGGCGTTTCCGAACGTGGCGGAGGCTGCGTTCATTCCATCCTCGTCGCCCCAGCCGGGGCGGATCGGCGTCCCGGAGCAACGGCTTCCGGGACGCCTTCCTATAGCATAGCCGACGGGCGGCTGCGCGGCCTTACTGGCAGGCCAGGCACTCGTCGTAGTCGGTGCTCTCGCCGATTTCGAACTTGGGCGCCTCGGGCGTGTTGTCCGCCTCGACGCCGCCGGTGCCGGCAAAGCCCGCGCGCTGGATCGACTTCGAGCGCAGGTAATAGAGCGACTTGATGCCCAGCTCCCACGCGCGGAAGTGGAGCATCAGCAGGTCCCACTTCTCCACGTCGGCCGGGATGAACAGGTTCAGCGACTGCGCCTGGTCGATATAGGGCGTACGGTCACCGGCCAGTTCGAGCAGCCAGCGCTGGTCGATCTCGAAGCTGGTCTTGAAGCACGCCTTCTCGTCCGCCGACAGGAAGTCGAGGTGCTGGACCGAGCCGCCATGCTCCAGGATCGAGTTCCAGACCGCGTCCGAGTCCTTCGACTTCTCGCGCAGCAGCTTCTGGAGGTGCGGGTTCTTGACCGCGGTCGAGCCCGACAGCGTCTTGTGCGTGTACATGTTCGCCGGGATCGGCTCGATGCACGCAGACGTGCCGCCGCAGATGATCGAGATCGACGCGGTGGGCGCAATCGCCATCTTGCAGCTGAACCGCTCCATCACGCCCATATCGGCGGCGTCGGGGCAGGGGCCGCGCTCGACCGCCAGCTGCATCGACGCCTCGTTCACCTGGGCGTTGATGTGCTTGAAGATCTTGAGGTTCCACGACTTGGCCATGGCGCCCTCGAACGGCAGCCCGCGCGCCTGGAGGAAGCTGTGGAAGCCCATCACGCCCAGGCCGACCGAACGCTCGCGCTCCGCCGAATAGCGGGCACGCGCCATCTCGTCGGGAGCGTTCTTGATATAGTCGGTCAGCACGTTGTCGAGGAAGCGCATCACGTCCTCGATGAAGCGCTTGTCACCGTTCCACTCGTCCCACTTCTCCAGGTTGAGGGAGGAGAGGCAGCACACCGCGGTGCGATCGTTGCCGAGATGGTCGGTGCCGGTCGGCAGCGTGATTTCCGAGCAGAGGTTCGAGGTCGAGACCTTCAGCCCCAGGTCACGATGATGCTTGGGCATCGTCGAGTTCACATGGTCGGAGAAGACGATGTACGGCTCACCGGTGGCGAGGCGGACCTCGACCAGCTTCTGGAACAGCGCGCGCGCATCCACCTTGCCGCGGACCGAGCCGTCCTTGGGGCTCTTGAGCTCCCATTCGGCGCCCGCGCGGACCGCTTCCATGAACGCGTCGGGGATCAGCACGCCGTGGTGGAGGTTCAGCGCCTTGCGGTTGAAGTCGCCCGAGGTCTTGCGGATCTCGAGGAACTCCTCGATCTCCGGGTGGGAGATGTCGAGGTAGCAGGCGGCCGAGCCGCGGCGGAGCGACCCCTGCGAAATCGCGAGGGTCAGCGAGTCCATCACGCGTACGAACGGGATGATGCCGCTGGTCTTGCCGTTGAGGCCGACCGGCTCGCCAATGCCGCGGACATTGCCCCAATAGGTGCCGATGCCGCCGCCGCGCGATGCCAGCCACACATTCTCGTTCCAGGTCTCGACGATGCCTTCCAGGCTGTCGGGGACCGAGTTGAGATAGCAGGAGATCGGCAGGCCGCGACCGGTTCCGCCGTTGGACAGGACGGGCGTCGCCGGCATGAACCACAGGCGGCTGATATAGTCGTAGATGCGCTGCGCATGCGCGGCATCGTCGGCGTAGGCCGAGGCCACGCGCACGAACAGGTCCTGGAACGACTCACCGGGCAGTAGATAGCGGTCGGTCAGCGTCTCCTTGCCGAACTCGGTCAGCAGCGCGTCGCGCGCATGGTCGACCTCGACCGGATAGGGGCGGGCGATCGAGCGGCTGTCGCGCGCGGCCGCAGGGGCGGGTGCGTCCAGCGTGGTCGTGCTGTCGCCTGCGCGATTGTCCTGGCTGTCCCTGCTGAAGTCCATGCTGCCCTCGTTCCAAATGTCTTGTTCGCGGCCTTGGCAGGCCCGATGTAGCGTCGCCGAACACGGCCGCAGCCGGCCCGCGTGAGCCACCTGCACCGTCATAAAACGCGGCTTTTCCGCCGCATTCCGTTCAAACTGGAAGCCTTCGCTGGATACCAGCGATAGCGCCGCTTCCCAGGCGCCACCACAAGACTTGGTGTCGCGCAAACCTCGGCGGCTTGCAAGATGGCTGATCGCGGTGAAGAGCCTGTTCATCGTTTCGCGGTCACCGCGACGCGTGGACATTCCTAGCGTTCAAGCGAAAACCGCAGGCTGAAAAAATTTTCGCCTGCGGTCGGCAGCCCTGCAGGCCCGTTGCAAGCGGTCGCTGCCGGCCTCAAGCTGCGTCCAGAAGGTAGGGAGTATCGGATGCGGCGGGTACAAGGGGGAATGCTGGGATTGGCGCTGCTGGCGCTTGCGACGACCGCGCGCGCGGAGCCGCCCCAGACGCCTCCCGTCGAGGAACTCTCCCTCTCCGACGCGGCGACTGCGCTGGCCGCGGGCACCAGCAGCGAGGCGCTGACGCGCGCCTATCTCGCGCGCATCGAGGCGATCGACCGCAAGGGGCCGACGCTGCGCAGCGTCGTCGCCGTGAACCCCGAGGCGCTGGCGCAGGCACGTGCCCTCGATGCGGAGCGCCGCGCAGGACGAATCCGCGGTCCGCTTCACGGCGTGCCGGTGCTGATCAAGGACAATATCGAGACCCGCGAACTGCCGACCACCGCCGGCAGCCTGGCGCTCAAGGACAATCGCACGGGCCGCGATGCGCCGGTGGTGGCGCGGCTGCGCGCCGCAGGCGCCGTGATCCTGGGCAAGACCAACCTGTCCGAATGGGCGAACATCCGCTCTTCGGGGTCGATCAGCGGATGGAGCGCGGTCGGCGGGCTGGTGCGCAACCCCTATGCGCTCGACCGGACCGCGTGCGGCTCGTCGAGCGGCAGCGGCGCCGCGGCCGCTGCCAGCCTCGCCGCTGCGGCGGTGGGGACGGAGACCGATGGCTCGGTCGTGTGCCCGGCGGCGATGAACGGGCTGGTGGGACTCAAGCCGACGATCGGTCTGGTCAGCCGCACCCACATCGTGCCCATCAGCCACAGCCAGGACACCGCGGGGCCGATGGCGCGCAGTGTGCGCGATGCGGCGCTGCTGTTCTCGGCGATGATCGGCAGCGACCCGGCCGACCCGACCACGCGCGATGCGGACCGGCGCCGCGCGGACTATGCCGCCGCGCTGTCGGCCGATGCGCTGAAGGGCGTGCGGGTGGGGGTGCTCCGGCCTGAAATGTCGGCGCCGCTCGCGAAGCAATATGATGCGGCGCTGGCGGTGCTGCGCGCGGCAGGCGCGACCCTGGTCGACGTGACGCCGCCCAAGCTCGACGGCTTGGGCGAAGCCGAGTTCCTGGTGCTGAAGGCGGAGCTGAAGGCCGACCTCAACGCCTATCTCGCGACCACGCCGCCCGCCGTGAAGACCCGCACGCTCGCCGACGTGATCGCCTTCAACGCCGAGCATGCCGACACCGAGATGCGCTTCTTCGGCCAGGACACGTTCGAGGCGGCGCAGAAGATGCCCGGCCTCGAAGACCCGGCTTATCAGGAAGCGCGCGCCAAGTCGCTGCGGCTCGCGGGTGCCGAGGGCATCGACGCGATGCTGCGCGACTCCAAGGTGCAGCTGCTGGTATCGCCGACCTATGGTCTGCCGTGGCTGTCCGATCCGGTGCATGGCGACCATTTCGTGCCGCCCTCGGCCAGCGAATTGCCCGCGGTCGCGGGCACGCCGCACCTGACCGTGCCGATGGGCCTGGTGCAGGGGCTGCCCGCCGGCTTGTCCTTCCTCGGCCCCAAGTACAGCGAGGCGCTGCTGCTGGGCGCGGGCTATGCGTTCGAGCAGCGCGGGCGGATGCGGGTGAAGCCCGGCTATGCGGCGAGCGTGCCGACGGAGGGCGGGCTGGAAGCAGCGCGGTAAACGGCCTGGCGTGCGCCTCCCGCGTGCTCCTGCGCAGGCAGGAGCCCAGGGTTCCAAGCGCGATCGTCGTTCTGCTGGGCCCTGTATCCCCGCCTGCGCGGGGATACGGAAGGAAGTGCGACGAAGATCTAACCGCGCCAGCGGCGTTGCAGGCTCGCCTGCCACAGCAGCACCAGCGGCACCGCCCCCAGCTCGACGCACAGCCCGACCAGATGCCCCGTCGACGGCGGGCCAACCTCGATCAGCGACCACTCCCGGGCAAGCCCGCCGATCACCACCATCATCCCCAGCAGGCGAAAGCGCGCGCCCTGCCGCTCGATGGCGGGAATGCAGCTGGCAAAGCCCAGGGCTAGCCCCAAGAACACGCCGGACAGGTAGCGGAAATGGCTGTCGAGGTCCGCGCGCACGACGTCATGCGCCAGCCACTCGGCCCCGCGCAGGATGCCGACGCTCGCCGTGGACAGCGGGATCAGGCACAAGAGCGCGACGACCGCCTGCAGCAGCCGGCGCTCCCAAGTCACGGCAGCGGCAGTTCGAGCAGGTCGGAGCGGACGCGGATCGCGCGCACGGACATGTGGATCTCGATCAGGAAGCAGATCAGCCCGCCGGTCAGCAGCAGCATCGAGACGATGAAGGCAACCGCGATCACCTGCCCGATCTGGAAATTGCCCAGTTCGGCGACGAACAGCATCGCCACCACCAAACAGATCGCGATCGCCGCCATGACGACCAGATAGACCGCATTGTTGATCATGCGGATGCGCCCGTCGATCAGCCGCAGTTCCTGGACGTGCTGGATTCGCTCGGGATCGTCGCCGCGCAGTTGCAGGGTGGTCAGCTGCCGCGAGCGGTCGACGATGCGGGCGAGCCGCCCGACCATCACGTTGAGGATCGCGCCGAGGCCGGCGAGCAGGAAGACGGGCGCGATCGCGACCTGGATCGTTTCTGCGACGGTGGAGAGGACGGGAGAGAAAGCCACGCGCCCGTTATTCGTGGGCCGTCAGGGTTGCGCAAGCGAAATGGTGGCGTCGGGGCGCCGCCCGGTCGAACCGCGCCGGGCGTTCAGATCACCTCCATCTTGCTGTTGTAATGGTGCCAGGCGAGGATCGCGGCGGCCCCGCGGTGTGGCCTCCAGCCTTCCGCCAACACCCGCACC encodes:
- a CDS encoding ribonucleotide-diphosphate reductase subunit beta encodes the protein MPLLDARKTYKPFEYPWAYEYWKRQQQVHWLPEEVPLGEDCRDWAQKLSDHERNLLTQIFRFFTQADVEVQDCYHEKYGRVFKPTEVKMMLTAFSNMETIHIAAYSHLLDTIGMPESEYGAFLDYAEMKDKHDYLQQFGVDSDEDIARTLAMFGGFTEGVQLFASFAMLMNFPRFNKMKGMGQIVSWSVRDESLHCEGIIQLFHAFTKERDCLTKAVKDDIADQCQTTIRLEDAFIDLAFEMGPVNGMTPKEIKKYIRYIADWRMGQLGMKPIYMIDEHPLPWLTPLLNGVEHANFFEQRATEYSKGATRGNWNEVWDSFDKRQKAKGPAAANEEAGESDMFSHNGVAAE
- a CDS encoding DUF2171 domain-containing protein, whose product is MADLSAIKEHMEVIGADGVHVGTVDKVEGDRIKLTKQDSGADIEGVEEGLHTDHHHFISIGLVAEVEGDKVRLSANAAVAVTFEEEEDGEPL
- a CDS encoding DUF4345 family protein, with the translated sequence MTWERRLLQAVVALLCLIPLSTASVGILRGAEWLAHDVVRADLDSHFRYLSGVFLGLALGFASCIPAIERQGARFRLLGMMVVIGGLAREWSLIEVGPPSTGHLVGLCVELGAVPLVLLWQASLQRRWRG
- a CDS encoding DUF2721 domain-containing protein, giving the protein MAFSPVLSTVAETIQVAIAPVFLLAGLGAILNVMVGRLARIVDRSRQLTTLQLRGDDPERIQHVQELRLIDGRIRMINNAVYLVVMAAIAICLVVAMLFVAELGNFQIGQVIAVAFIVSMLLLTGGLICFLIEIHMSVRAIRVRSDLLELPLP
- a CDS encoding amidase, producing MRRVQGGMLGLALLALATTARAEPPQTPPVEELSLSDAATALAAGTSSEALTRAYLARIEAIDRKGPTLRSVVAVNPEALAQARALDAERRAGRIRGPLHGVPVLIKDNIETRELPTTAGSLALKDNRTGRDAPVVARLRAAGAVILGKTNLSEWANIRSSGSISGWSAVGGLVRNPYALDRTACGSSSGSGAAAAASLAAAAVGTETDGSVVCPAAMNGLVGLKPTIGLVSRTHIVPISHSQDTAGPMARSVRDAALLFSAMIGSDPADPTTRDADRRRADYAAALSADALKGVRVGVLRPEMSAPLAKQYDAALAVLRAAGATLVDVTPPKLDGLGEAEFLVLKAELKADLNAYLATTPPAVKTRTLADVIAFNAEHADTEMRFFGQDTFEAAQKMPGLEDPAYQEARAKSLRLAGAEGIDAMLRDSKVQLLVSPTYGLPWLSDPVHGDHFVPPSASELPAVAGTPHLTVPMGLVQGLPAGLSFLGPKYSEALLLGAGYAFEQRGRMRVKPGYAASVPTEGGLEAAR
- a CDS encoding ribonucleoside-diphosphate reductase subunit alpha, whose product is MDFSRDSQDNRAGDSTTTLDAPAPAAARDSRSIARPYPVEVDHARDALLTEFGKETLTDRYLLPGESFQDLFVRVASAYADDAAHAQRIYDYISRLWFMPATPVLSNGGTGRGLPISCYLNSVPDSLEGIVETWNENVWLASRGGGIGTYWGNVRGIGEPVGLNGKTSGIIPFVRVMDSLTLAISQGSLRRGSAACYLDISHPEIEEFLEIRKTSGDFNRKALNLHHGVLIPDAFMEAVRAGAEWELKSPKDGSVRGKVDARALFQKLVEVRLATGEPYIVFSDHVNSTMPKHHRDLGLKVSTSNLCSEITLPTGTDHLGNDRTAVCCLSSLNLEKWDEWNGDKRFIEDVMRFLDNVLTDYIKNAPDEMARARYSAERERSVGLGVMGFHSFLQARGLPFEGAMAKSWNLKIFKHINAQVNEASMQLAVERGPCPDAADMGVMERFSCKMAIAPTASISIICGGTSACIEPIPANMYTHKTLSGSTAVKNPHLQKLLREKSKDSDAVWNSILEHGGSVQHLDFLSADEKACFKTSFEIDQRWLLELAGDRTPYIDQAQSLNLFIPADVEKWDLLMLHFRAWELGIKSLYYLRSKSIQRAGFAGTGGVEADNTPEAPKFEIGESTDYDECLACQ